A window from Synechococcus sp. RSCCF101 encodes these proteins:
- a CDS encoding M3 family metallopeptidase → MPPVTVASAPAAASPLLRGSGLPDFEAITPEMVSRDIPLLLEQLDRRLADHEVRLKGALESDAALGWDEVMEPLERIGEHLRWSWGVVGHLMGVRNSPELREAHRSQQADVVQFSNRMAQSRALYDAICRLDSQDRSASEGSPQQLDATQRRILAAERRDMEQRGVGLDGAEREAFNSASQELAALSTRFSNNVLDATDGWSLTLRRREEVDGLPDSLLALLADAAQRAGERAEDGSDPSAEHGPWRLGLDMPRYVPFLTYSRRRDLREAAYRAYVSRASSGEQDNSPLIEQILSLRGQQARRLGTANWADLSLTSKMAGGVNEVEGLLEDLRRAAHPVALEELDDLRACAGRHGADEAGDLQPWDVAFWAEALRRERFDLDREALRPWFPLPRVLDGLFALSERLFSIRLVAADGQAPVWHPDVRFFHVLDRASGERLAAFYLDPYSRPGQKRGGAWMDDCLGRSLTPAGEPVLPVAYLICNQTPPLGDTPSLMTFEEVETLFHEFGHGLQHMLTTVERPQAAGINNVEWDAVELPSQFMENWCYDRPTLSGMARHWQTGAPLAEADMDKLLAARTFMAGNATLRQVHFALTDLRLHRQWSPDLGISPDELRRRVAETTTVLGPIPEDRFLCSFGHIFAGGYSAGYYAYKWAEVLSADAFAAFEEVGLENEEELQQIGRRFRDTVLSLGGSRSPSEVFCRFRGREPRADALIRHSGLVRS, encoded by the coding sequence ATGCCTCCCGTGACCGTGGCCTCCGCTCCCGCCGCCGCCTCTCCCCTGCTCCGGGGCTCCGGCCTGCCGGACTTCGAGGCCATCACCCCGGAGATGGTCAGCCGTGACATTCCGCTCCTGCTCGAACAGCTCGATCGGCGCCTGGCGGACCATGAAGTGCGGCTGAAGGGCGCCCTGGAGTCCGATGCAGCGCTCGGCTGGGACGAGGTGATGGAACCGCTGGAGCGGATCGGTGAGCATCTCCGCTGGAGCTGGGGTGTGGTCGGCCATCTGATGGGGGTGCGCAACAGCCCCGAGCTGCGGGAGGCCCACCGTTCCCAGCAGGCCGACGTGGTGCAGTTCAGCAACCGCATGGCCCAGAGCCGGGCTCTCTACGACGCGATCTGCCGCCTCGACTCCCAGGACCGATCGGCATCGGAGGGCAGCCCGCAGCAGCTCGATGCCACCCAGCGCCGCATCCTGGCGGCGGAACGGCGTGACATGGAGCAGCGCGGTGTGGGCCTCGATGGGGCTGAGCGGGAGGCCTTCAACAGCGCCAGTCAGGAGCTGGCGGCCCTCTCCACCCGCTTCAGCAACAACGTGCTCGATGCCACCGATGGCTGGAGCCTCACCCTGCGCCGGCGCGAGGAGGTGGACGGCCTGCCCGACAGCCTGCTGGCCCTGCTGGCCGATGCGGCCCAGCGGGCCGGTGAGCGGGCCGAGGACGGGTCCGATCCCTCAGCGGAGCATGGCCCCTGGCGGCTGGGTCTGGACATGCCGCGCTACGTGCCCTTCCTCACCTACAGCCGGCGCCGCGACCTGCGCGAAGCGGCCTACCGGGCCTATGTGAGCCGGGCCAGCTCCGGCGAACAGGACAACAGTCCCCTGATCGAGCAGATCCTGAGCCTGCGCGGGCAGCAGGCCCGCCGGCTGGGCACGGCCAACTGGGCCGACCTCAGCCTCACCAGCAAGATGGCCGGCGGCGTCAATGAAGTGGAGGGCCTGCTGGAGGACCTGCGGCGTGCCGCCCACCCCGTGGCCCTGGAGGAGCTCGACGACCTGCGGGCCTGTGCTGGACGCCACGGCGCCGATGAGGCCGGCGATCTGCAGCCCTGGGATGTGGCCTTCTGGGCGGAGGCGCTCCGCCGAGAGCGCTTCGATCTCGATCGCGAGGCCCTGCGTCCCTGGTTTCCCCTGCCCCGGGTGCTCGATGGCCTCTTCGCCCTGAGCGAACGGCTGTTCTCGATCCGCCTGGTGGCCGCCGATGGGCAGGCCCCCGTCTGGCATCCCGATGTGCGCTTCTTCCACGTGCTCGACCGGGCCAGCGGTGAGCGGCTGGCGGCCTTCTACCTCGACCCGTACAGCAGGCCGGGGCAGAAGCGGGGCGGGGCCTGGATGGACGACTGCCTGGGCCGCAGCCTGACGCCGGCCGGGGAGCCGGTGCTGCCGGTGGCCTACCTGATCTGCAACCAGACGCCGCCACTTGGCGATACCCCGAGCCTGATGACCTTCGAGGAAGTGGAGACCCTCTTCCACGAGTTCGGTCACGGCCTGCAGCACATGCTCACCACGGTGGAGCGGCCGCAGGCCGCCGGCATCAACAACGTGGAGTGGGATGCGGTGGAACTGCCCAGCCAGTTCATGGAGAACTGGTGCTACGACCGGCCCACCCTCTCCGGCATGGCCCGCCACTGGCAGACCGGGGCACCCCTGGCCGAGGCGGACATGGACAAGCTGCTGGCCGCCCGCACCTTCATGGCGGGCAACGCCACCCTGCGCCAGGTGCACTTCGCCCTCACCGATCTGCGGCTGCACAGGCAGTGGAGCCCCGACCTGGGGATCAGTCCGGATGAGCTGCGGCGCCGGGTGGCCGAGACCACCACGGTGCTGGGCCCGATCCCGGAAGACCGCTTCCTCTGCAGCTTCGGGCACATCTTCGCCGGTGGCTACTCCGCCGGCTACTACGCCTACAAATGGGCCGAAGTGCTCAGCGCCGACGCCTTCGCCGCGTTCGAAGAGGTGGGTCTGGAGAACGAAGAGGAGTTGCAGCAGATCGGGCGGCGCTTCCGCGACACGGTGCTGAGCCTCGGCGGCAGCCGCTCACCCTCCGAGGTGTTCTGCCGCTTCCGGGGCCGGGAACCCCGGGCGGATGCTCTGATCCGCCACTCGGGTCTGGTCAGGAGCTGA
- a CDS encoding NAD(P)H-quinone oxidoreductase subunit 4 — protein MDANLPVLAASSLASPFPWLSLIALLPAAGALLLPILPGDGADPRPARAVALTVLLIDLVLMLVVFSQVFQPDHSGLQLVERVSWLPIIGLEWSLGADGLSAPLVVLSGLVTFLSVAASWSVTNKPRLYFGLLLLQASAQSLVFLSQDFLLFFLAWELELVPVYLLIAIWGGKARQYAATKFILYTALASLLILISGLALALSGDSFTLNMSEMAARSPGGTFGVLCYLGFLVGFGVKLPMFPLHTWLPDAHGEANAPVSMLLAGVLLKMGGYALLRFNVEMLPEVHLRLAPALMVLGIVNIIYGALNAFAQDNVKRRIACSSVSHMGFVLLGIAAVNSLGISGAMLQMISHGLIAAALFFVTGVFYGRTKTLSIPNMGGLAKVMPITFAFFLASCLASLALPGMSGFISEITVFLGITSQEAFTVPFRVIAIVLAAIGLVLTPIYLLSMCRRVFFGPRIPALAVVGDMSPRELTIGLTLLVPTLVIGFWPRVAIDFYETSTTALADLLASQPLVAISSALPLG, from the coding sequence ATGGACGCCAATCTGCCCGTCTTGGCCGCGTCCAGCCTCGCGAGTCCCTTCCCCTGGCTGAGTCTGATCGCTCTGCTGCCGGCCGCCGGGGCCCTGCTGCTGCCGATCCTGCCCGGCGATGGCGCCGATCCGAGGCCAGCACGGGCGGTGGCGCTCACCGTGCTGCTGATCGACCTCGTGCTGATGCTGGTGGTCTTCAGCCAGGTGTTCCAGCCCGACCACAGCGGCCTGCAGCTGGTGGAGCGGGTCAGCTGGCTGCCGATCATCGGCCTGGAGTGGTCGCTCGGGGCGGATGGCCTCTCGGCTCCCCTGGTGGTGCTCAGCGGGCTGGTCACCTTTCTCTCCGTTGCCGCCAGCTGGTCGGTCACCAACAAGCCCCGGCTCTACTTCGGTCTGCTGCTGCTGCAGGCTTCCGCCCAGTCGCTGGTGTTTCTCTCCCAGGATTTCCTGCTCTTCTTCCTGGCCTGGGAACTGGAGCTGGTGCCGGTGTACCTGCTGATCGCGATCTGGGGCGGCAAGGCGCGTCAGTACGCCGCCACCAAGTTCATCCTCTACACCGCTCTTGCCTCCCTCCTGATTCTGATCAGCGGTCTGGCCCTCGCCCTCTCCGGTGACAGCTTCACCCTGAACATGAGCGAGATGGCGGCCCGTTCGCCCGGAGGCACCTTCGGCGTGCTCTGCTACCTCGGTTTCCTGGTGGGTTTCGGGGTCAAACTGCCGATGTTCCCGCTGCACACCTGGCTGCCCGATGCCCACGGCGAAGCGAATGCTCCTGTGTCGATGCTGCTGGCCGGAGTGTTGCTGAAGATGGGCGGCTACGCCCTGCTGCGCTTCAACGTGGAGATGCTGCCGGAGGTGCACCTGCGTCTGGCCCCGGCCCTGATGGTGCTCGGCATCGTCAACATCATCTACGGCGCCCTCAATGCCTTCGCCCAGGACAACGTCAAGCGCCGCATCGCCTGCAGCTCCGTCAGCCACATGGGCTTCGTGCTGCTGGGCATCGCCGCGGTGAACAGCCTCGGCATCAGTGGCGCCATGCTTCAGATGATCAGCCACGGCCTGATCGCGGCGGCCCTGTTCTTCGTGACCGGCGTGTTCTACGGCCGCACCAAGACGCTCTCGATTCCCAACATGGGCGGACTGGCGAAGGTGATGCCGATCACCTTCGCCTTCTTCCTGGCCAGCTGCCTTGCCTCTCTCGCCCTGCCCGGCATGAGCGGCTTCATCAGCGAGATCACCGTGTTCCTGGGCATCACCAGCCAGGAGGCCTTCACGGTGCCCTTCCGCGTGATCGCCATCGTCCTGGCCGCCATCGGCCTGGTGCTGACGCCCATCTACCTGCTCTCGATGTGCCGCCGCGTCTTCTTCGGCCCCAGGATTCCGGCCCTGGCTGTGGTGGGCGACATGTCACCGCGCGAGCTCACCATCGGACTCACCCTGTTGGTGCCCACCCTGGTGATCGGGTTCTGGCCGCGGGTGGCGATCGACTTCTACGAAACCAGCACCACGGCCCTGGCCGACCTGCTCGCCTCGCAGCCCCTGGTGGCCATCAGTTCCGCTCTGCCCCTGGGCTGA
- the thrB gene encoding homoserine kinase, whose product MARPRIGQSVVADVPATTANLGPGFDCLGAALDLNNRFELRCIEGGAERFELIIEGSEGSHLRGGPDNLVYRAAQRVWREAGLEPVALEARVRLAVPPARGLGSSATAIVAGLMGANALAGEPLSLEKLLELAIDIEGHPDNVVPSLLGGLCLTAKAASRRWRVVRCEWSDKVGLVVAIPAMRLSTSEARRALPRSVSVKDAVVNLGSLTLLLQGLRTGNGNLIADGMHDRLHEPYRWGLIRGGRDVQAACVEAGAWGCAISGAGPSLLALCPPELAGRVSRAMVQAWESAGVASRAPVLSIQSRGSQWQETVA is encoded by the coding sequence ATGGCGCGCCCACGCATCGGCCAGAGCGTGGTGGCCGACGTTCCGGCCACCACGGCCAACCTGGGACCAGGCTTTGACTGCCTGGGTGCGGCGCTGGATCTCAACAACCGCTTCGAACTGCGCTGCATCGAAGGCGGGGCCGAGCGGTTCGAGCTGATCATCGAGGGCAGCGAAGGCAGCCACCTCCGCGGTGGTCCCGACAACCTCGTCTACCGGGCCGCCCAGCGGGTCTGGAGGGAGGCGGGCCTGGAGCCGGTGGCCCTGGAGGCCCGGGTGCGGCTGGCCGTGCCCCCCGCCCGCGGCCTCGGCAGCAGCGCCACGGCGATCGTGGCGGGGCTGATGGGAGCCAACGCCCTGGCCGGCGAGCCCCTGAGCCTGGAGAAGCTGCTGGAGTTGGCCATCGACATCGAGGGCCACCCGGACAACGTGGTGCCCTCCCTGCTCGGGGGCCTCTGCCTCACCGCCAAGGCGGCCTCGCGCCGCTGGCGCGTGGTGCGCTGCGAATGGTCCGACAAGGTCGGGCTGGTGGTGGCGATTCCGGCGATGCGCCTGTCCACCTCCGAGGCCCGACGGGCCCTGCCCCGCTCGGTGTCGGTGAAGGATGCGGTGGTCAACCTGGGCTCCCTCACCCTGCTGCTGCAGGGGCTGCGCACCGGCAACGGCAACCTGATCGCGGATGGCATGCACGATCGCCTGCACGAGCCCTACCGCTGGGGGCTGATCCGTGGCGGTCGGGACGTGCAGGCGGCCTGCGTCGAGGCCGGAGCCTGGGGCTGCGCCATCAGCGGCGCCGGCCCCAGCCTGCTGGCCCTGTGCCCGCCGGAACTGGCCGGCCGGGTCAGCCGGGCCATGGTGCAGGCCTGGGAGTCGGCCGGGGTGGCCAGCCGCGCGCCGGTGCTCTCGATCCAGAGCCGGGGCAGCCAGTGGCAGGAGACCGTGGCCTGA
- a CDS encoding glucokinase translates to MSTVLAGDLGGTKTLLGLYRAENGRLRQLVRRRYASAEWSSLGPMLADFLAGLPSGSETPSAACLAVAGPVQRGEARITNLPWTLEREALASQAGVAALELVNDFAVLVHGLPHLEPHQQVTLQPPGEAADPAGPVAIIGAGTGLGVARGLPGPDGLEALASEGGHREFAPRNEEEWQLSRWLLRQLDLDRLSTERIASGTGLGWIALWLLDTSPAEHPLRDAALAWRAGIGADGDRPDLPALVSQAADAGDPLAGRALELWLGAYGSAAGDLALHELATGGLWIAGGTAAKQLDRLRSPAFLAPLRTKGRFRPLLEQIPVRVLLEPDAGLFSAACRALRVGH, encoded by the coding sequence GTGAGCACCGTTCTGGCAGGGGATCTCGGCGGCACCAAGACGCTGCTGGGTCTCTACCGCGCCGAGAACGGTCGCCTGCGCCAGCTGGTGCGCCGGCGCTACGCCTCGGCTGAATGGAGCTCCCTCGGCCCGATGCTGGCCGACTTCCTGGCCGGTCTGCCCTCCGGCAGCGAAACCCCCTCCGCAGCCTGTCTGGCCGTGGCCGGCCCGGTGCAGCGGGGCGAGGCCCGCATCACCAACCTGCCCTGGACCCTGGAGCGGGAGGCCCTGGCCAGCCAGGCCGGCGTCGCAGCGCTGGAGCTGGTCAACGACTTCGCTGTGCTCGTCCACGGCCTGCCCCATCTGGAGCCCCATCAGCAGGTCACCCTGCAGCCGCCCGGAGAGGCCGCCGATCCGGCCGGTCCTGTGGCGATCATCGGAGCCGGGACGGGTCTGGGGGTGGCCCGCGGGCTGCCCGGCCCCGATGGCCTGGAGGCCCTGGCCAGCGAAGGCGGCCACCGGGAGTTCGCCCCCCGCAACGAGGAGGAGTGGCAGCTGAGCCGCTGGCTGCTGCGGCAGCTGGATCTCGATCGCCTCTCCACCGAACGCATCGCCAGCGGCACCGGACTGGGCTGGATCGCCCTCTGGCTGCTCGACACCTCCCCCGCCGAGCACCCCCTGCGGGATGCCGCCCTGGCCTGGCGGGCGGGCATCGGAGCCGATGGCGATCGCCCCGACCTGCCGGCCCTGGTGTCGCAGGCCGCCGACGCCGGTGACCCGCTGGCCGGCCGGGCGCTCGAGCTCTGGCTCGGGGCCTACGGCTCGGCCGCCGGCGATCTGGCCCTGCACGAACTGGCCACCGGCGGCCTCTGGATCGCCGGCGGCACGGCCGCCAAGCAGCTGGACCGGCTCCGCAGCCCGGCCTTCCTCGCACCGCTGCGGACGAAGGGCCGGTTCCGCCCCCTGCTGGAGCAGATTCCGGTGCGGGTGCTGCTGGAACCGGATGCCGGACTGTTCAGCGCAGCCTGCCGTGCCCTCCGGGTGGGACACTGA
- the thrS gene encoding threonine--tRNA ligase, with protein MSHVMAMAVQALFPKAQVTIGPWTENGFYYDFDNPEPFTEADLKAIRKQMVRIIKRRLPLERIEVSREEARRRIEAQNEPYKLEILEGLQEPITLYTLGEQWWDLCAGPHVADTGELNPAAFELESVAGAYWRGDETRAQLQRIYGTAWETPEQLAEHQRRRQEALRRDHRRLGTGLDLFSIEEEAGAGLVFWHPRGARMRLLIEEFWRQAHFEAGYELLYTPHVADLGLWKTSGHLDFYAESMFGPMAVDERQYQLKPMNCPFHVLTYSSRLRSYRELPIRWAELGTVYRYERPGVMHGLMRVRGFTQDDAHVFCLHDQISDEILAVLDLTERILSQFDFRNYIVKLSTRPEKAIGEDAVWDLATKGLIEALERKGWAYTVDEGGGAFYGPKIDLKIEDAIGREWQCSTIQLDFNLPERFNLEYVAADGSRQRPIMIHRAIFGSLERFFGIMTENYAGDFPFWLAAEQIRLLPVTDEVRPYAEDVQRQLRQAGVRAAVDLSGDRLGKQIRNGEKLRIPALGVIGAKEAEAGSVSVRSRHGGEHGAVPLNRLIEAAGAANAARATALAL; from the coding sequence ATGAGCCATGTGATGGCCATGGCGGTGCAGGCCCTGTTCCCGAAGGCCCAGGTCACGATCGGCCCCTGGACGGAGAACGGCTTCTATTACGACTTCGATAATCCCGAGCCCTTCACGGAAGCGGATCTCAAGGCCATCAGGAAACAGATGGTGCGGATCATCAAGCGCCGTCTGCCGCTCGAGCGGATCGAGGTGAGCCGGGAGGAGGCGCGGCGGCGGATCGAGGCCCAGAACGAGCCCTACAAGCTCGAGATCCTCGAGGGGCTGCAGGAGCCCATCACGCTCTACACCCTGGGCGAGCAGTGGTGGGATCTCTGCGCCGGCCCCCATGTGGCCGACACCGGTGAACTCAACCCGGCCGCCTTCGAGCTGGAGAGTGTGGCCGGGGCCTACTGGCGCGGCGATGAGACCAGGGCTCAGCTCCAGCGCATCTACGGCACCGCCTGGGAAACGCCCGAGCAGCTGGCGGAGCACCAGCGCCGGCGTCAGGAGGCCCTGCGCCGCGATCACCGGCGGCTGGGCACCGGTCTCGATCTGTTCTCGATCGAGGAGGAGGCCGGGGCCGGCCTGGTGTTCTGGCACCCCCGCGGCGCCCGCATGCGGCTGCTGATCGAGGAGTTCTGGCGCCAGGCTCACTTCGAGGCGGGCTACGAGCTGCTCTACACGCCCCATGTGGCCGATCTGGGTCTCTGGAAGACCTCGGGCCACCTCGATTTCTATGCCGAGAGCATGTTTGGCCCGATGGCGGTGGATGAGCGGCAGTACCAGCTCAAGCCGATGAACTGCCCCTTCCACGTGCTCACCTACTCCAGCCGGCTGCGCAGCTATCGGGAGCTGCCGATCCGCTGGGCCGAGCTGGGCACCGTGTATCGCTACGAGCGACCGGGCGTCATGCACGGCCTGATGCGGGTGCGGGGCTTCACGCAGGACGACGCCCACGTGTTCTGCCTGCACGATCAGATCAGCGATGAGATTCTCGCCGTGCTCGATCTGACCGAGCGCATCCTGTCCCAGTTCGACTTCCGCAACTACATCGTCAAGCTCTCCACCCGACCGGAGAAGGCCATCGGTGAGGACGCCGTCTGGGATCTGGCCACGAAGGGACTGATCGAGGCCCTCGAGCGCAAGGGCTGGGCGTACACGGTGGATGAGGGGGGCGGCGCCTTCTACGGGCCGAAGATCGATCTCAAGATCGAGGACGCCATCGGCCGCGAGTGGCAGTGCTCCACCATCCAGCTCGATTTCAACCTGCCCGAACGGTTCAACCTCGAGTACGTGGCGGCGGACGGCAGCCGGCAGCGGCCGATCATGATCCACCGGGCCATCTTCGGCTCCCTGGAACGGTTCTTCGGGATCATGACCGAGAACTACGCCGGCGATTTCCCCTTCTGGCTGGCGGCTGAGCAGATCCGACTGCTGCCGGTCACCGACGAGGTGCGGCCCTATGCCGAGGACGTGCAGCGTCAGCTTCGGCAGGCGGGGGTCCGGGCCGCGGTCGACCTCAGCGGCGACCGCCTCGGCAAGCAGATCCGCAACGGCGAGAAGCTGCGCATCCCGGCCCTGGGGGTCATCGGTGCCAAGGAGGCGGAAGCCGGTAGCGTCAGCGTGCGCAGCCGGCACGGTGGTGAGCACGGGGCCGTGCCGCTCAACCGGCTGATCGAGGCCGCCGGCGCCGCCAATGCCGCCCGGGCCACTGCCCTGGCGCTGTGA
- a CDS encoding glycoside hydrolase family 104 protein, with amino-acid sequence MPSPRTGPLLCALQRRLPTGLALRGMGVATGVAMLAGMGSTGEAERLGERLSNTARLERMLLAAPNPEPEPQPLSRAALVDNGDAADGVYRITPERRALLNTIRYAEGTWLEGSDRGYRILYGGGEFQDLARHPERVVVRRYSSAAAGAYQFLPATWSAAAQKLSLRSFEPQAQDQAALYLVEKRGALAELDRDGLTDGVMARLAPEWASFPTRAGVSAYGQPVKGHRELAAFYDSNLQELRRNRLAALASQESPLPSSRRRIRRS; translated from the coding sequence TTGCCCTCACCCCGCACTGGTCCCCTGCTCTGTGCCCTGCAGCGGCGCCTGCCCACCGGCCTCGCCCTGCGCGGCATGGGTGTGGCCACGGGTGTGGCGATGCTCGCCGGCATGGGCTCCACCGGTGAGGCCGAGCGGCTGGGGGAGCGTCTGTCCAACACCGCCCGGCTCGAGCGCATGCTCCTCGCTGCGCCCAACCCCGAACCCGAGCCGCAGCCCCTCAGTCGGGCCGCTCTGGTCGACAACGGTGATGCTGCCGATGGCGTGTACCGCATCACCCCGGAGCGCCGGGCCCTGCTGAACACGATCCGTTACGCGGAGGGCACCTGGCTGGAGGGCAGCGATCGCGGCTACCGGATCCTCTACGGCGGTGGTGAGTTCCAGGATCTGGCCCGCCATCCCGAGCGGGTGGTGGTGCGCCGCTACAGCAGCGCCGCCGCCGGCGCGTATCAGTTCCTTCCTGCCACCTGGAGCGCCGCGGCTCAGAAGCTCAGCCTGCGCAGCTTTGAACCGCAGGCCCAGGATCAGGCGGCCCTCTATCTGGTGGAGAAGCGCGGCGCCCTGGCCGAGCTCGACCGGGACGGCCTCACCGATGGGGTGATGGCCCGTCTGGCACCCGAGTGGGCCTCCTTCCCGACCCGTGCCGGCGTCAGCGCCTACGGCCAGCCGGTGAAGGGCCACCGTGAACTGGCCGCCTTCTACGACAGCAACCTGCAGGAGCTGCGCCGCAACCGACTGGCAGCCCTGGCGTCCCAGGAGAGCCCGCTGCCCTCCTCACGCCGACGGATCCGGCGCAGCTGA
- the trpS gene encoding tryptophan--tRNA ligase, giving the protein MSRPRVLSGVQPTGALHLGNWLGAIRNWVDLQHSHDTYVCVVDLHAITVPHDPARLAADTRSTAGLYLACGMDPDLCTVFVQSHVRAHSELCWLLNCITPLNWLERMIQFREKAVKQGDNVSVGLLDYPVLMAADILLYDADLVPVGEDQKQHLELARDIAQQRINSGFGSEDHPILKVPEPLILKQGARVMSLTDARQKMSKSDPNEGSRINLLDPPDLVRRKIKRAKTDPVMGLEAGNPERPEASNLLGLYASLTAQTTAEAEQACEGMGWGRFKPLLADAAVAALEPIQKRHAELMQDPAYLDGVLAAGAEQASRVADATLARVQTALGLLGTAASR; this is encoded by the coding sequence ATGAGCAGACCACGGGTGCTCTCCGGTGTGCAGCCCACCGGCGCCCTGCACCTCGGCAACTGGCTCGGCGCCATCCGCAACTGGGTGGATCTGCAGCACAGCCATGACACCTACGTGTGTGTGGTGGATCTGCACGCCATCACGGTGCCCCACGATCCGGCCCGCCTCGCGGCCGACACCCGCAGCACGGCCGGGCTCTATCTGGCCTGCGGCATGGACCCCGACCTCTGCACGGTGTTCGTGCAGAGCCACGTGAGGGCCCACAGCGAACTCTGCTGGCTGCTGAACTGCATCACCCCCCTCAACTGGCTGGAGCGGATGATCCAGTTCAGGGAGAAGGCCGTGAAGCAGGGCGACAACGTGTCGGTGGGGCTGCTCGACTACCCCGTGCTGATGGCCGCGGACATCCTTCTCTATGACGCCGATCTGGTGCCGGTGGGCGAGGACCAGAAGCAGCACCTCGAGCTCGCCCGCGACATCGCCCAGCAGCGCATCAACAGCGGCTTCGGCAGCGAGGACCATCCGATCCTCAAGGTGCCCGAACCGCTGATCCTCAAACAGGGTGCCCGGGTGATGAGCCTCACCGATGCCCGGCAGAAGATGAGCAAGAGCGACCCGAATGAGGGGAGCCGCATCAACCTGCTCGATCCGCCGGATCTGGTGCGGCGCAAGATCAAACGGGCCAAGACCGATCCGGTCATGGGGCTGGAAGCCGGCAATCCGGAGCGCCCGGAGGCCAGCAACCTGCTCGGCCTCTACGCCTCCCTCACGGCGCAGACCACCGCTGAGGCGGAGCAGGCCTGCGAGGGGATGGGGTGGGGGCGCTTCAAGCCCCTGCTGGCCGATGCCGCCGTGGCCGCCCTTGAGCCGATCCAGAAGCGGCATGCCGAACTGATGCAGGATCCCGCCTACCTCGATGGTGTGCTGGCGGCGGGCGCCGAACAGGCCTCCCGCGTGGCGGACGCCACCCTCGCCCGGGTTCAGACCGCCCTCGGGCTGCTCGGAACAGCTGCCTCGCGCTGA
- a CDS encoding YcjF family protein, which yields MDLCVRHWQPLALAGGGLLIGDWLLQQLLPASGGGLSLVALAGGVWLWRRPKPAAGRPGRAGDGLEPLTERCRASLSQLETLEQELGGAPVRADGQPAQTRQRRDALEQLLGRHGRAGLELAVVGTQDFPADGLARLQTQLSGAVGLTLHRARPLTSRDPSHRWPADLIRCDGLLYAITLPLTAADRCWLQALPEEMPVWLLLRSDLAATRSALSREGGAEEVQAQLPQGRSWTLLDVWTGGGADAGGTGPALAEVRASLMEQPRQRIRRTEGRLLRHLDHQWQCELERLRRERCRDLVQTTQWAVAAAVVASPVPAVDLLAATVANGLMLKEMATLWQCSWSLDQLKEAAAELGKAALALGVVEWSSEALLGLAKLDGTSWLVAGAMQGLSAAYLTRVVGRSMADLLARSQGLSGDDLERLRREAPLLVARAADSERLDWAGFLEQARRWSTGQTATANGM from the coding sequence TTGGACCTCTGTGTCCGCCACTGGCAGCCCCTGGCGCTGGCCGGTGGCGGCCTCCTGATCGGTGACTGGCTGCTGCAGCAGCTGCTGCCTGCCTCCGGCGGAGGCCTGAGCCTGGTGGCCCTGGCCGGTGGGGTCTGGCTGTGGCGGCGACCGAAGCCGGCCGCCGGTCGTCCCGGCCGCGCCGGCGACGGACTCGAACCCCTCACGGAACGCTGCCGGGCCTCCCTGAGCCAGCTGGAGACCCTCGAGCAGGAACTGGGCGGCGCCCCGGTCCGGGCTGATGGGCAACCGGCGCAGACCCGCCAGCGGCGCGATGCCCTGGAGCAGCTGCTGGGGCGGCACGGGCGGGCCGGCCTCGAGCTGGCGGTGGTGGGCACGCAGGACTTTCCCGCCGACGGGCTCGCCCGGCTGCAGACGCAGCTCTCGGGAGCGGTGGGCCTGACCCTGCACCGGGCCCGGCCCCTGACCAGCCGGGATCCGAGCCATCGCTGGCCGGCCGACCTGATCCGCTGTGACGGATTGCTGTACGCGATCACCCTGCCGCTGACGGCCGCCGATCGCTGCTGGCTGCAGGCCCTGCCGGAGGAGATGCCGGTGTGGCTGCTGCTGCGCAGCGATCTAGCCGCCACCCGCAGCGCCCTGAGCCGCGAGGGAGGCGCCGAGGAGGTGCAGGCCCAGCTGCCCCAGGGGCGCTCCTGGACCTTGCTGGATGTCTGGACCGGCGGCGGAGCGGATGCCGGGGGAACCGGCCCGGCGCTGGCTGAGGTGCGCGCCAGCCTGATGGAGCAGCCGCGGCAGCGGATCCGCCGCACCGAGGGCCGCCTGCTGCGCCATCTCGATCACCAGTGGCAGTGCGAGCTGGAACGGCTGCGGCGCGAGCGCTGCCGGGATCTGGTGCAGACGACCCAGTGGGCCGTGGCCGCTGCGGTGGTCGCCTCGCCGGTTCCGGCCGTGGACCTGCTGGCCGCCACGGTGGCCAACGGACTGATGCTGAAGGAGATGGCCACGCTCTGGCAGTGCAGCTGGAGCCTGGATCAGCTGAAGGAGGCCGCCGCCGAGCTGGGCAAGGCCGCCCTGGCGCTGGGAGTGGTGGAGTGGAGCAGCGAGGCCCTGCTGGGGCTGGCCAAGCTGGACGGAACGAGCTGGCTGGTGGCCGGAGCGATGCAGGGTCTGAGCGCCGCCTACCTCACACGGGTGGTGGGACGGTCGATGGCCGACCTCCTCGCACGGTCCCAGGGGCTGTCGGGAGATGACCTGGAGCGGCTCAGGCGCGAGGCGCCGCTGCTGGTGGCTCGGGCCGCGGACAGCGAACGACTCGACTGGGCCGGCTTCCTCGAGCAGGCCAGGCGCTGGTCGACCGGACAGACCGCTACAGCCAACGGGATGTAA